The Gambusia affinis linkage group LG11, SWU_Gaff_1.0, whole genome shotgun sequence genome contains a region encoding:
- the LOC122839943 gene encoding transient receptor potential cation channel subfamily M member 2-like isoform X2, translating to MSDAQGGTKKNRREKEKKKGESIFLMDSPRPFATSPNSSSVPNQQDKINQQISTWIKNNITKKECCPNKDSSNKDVFREYSELDSIDKASKPEDFKKQTCNEDQHVQEVSTDAFGDIHFDGIWHKSSKYVRVFADTKPEVLYELLTKIWKLPPPNLVISVTGGGNNFYLKSHLTKAFHRGLIKVAQTTGAWIITGGTHSGVMMHVGQAVRDCTLSNITKPKIVAIGVAPWGVIHKRDNLINKEGCFPAHYKIDTQGQGDLTCLDDNHSHLLLVDNGISGRNAYSTEIQLRTELEKYISDKALGPKVTTKKTLVVCVVLDGGQGTLDTVYNAIEKGTPCVILQGSGRIADVIAHVSEFPTSKIKPPLIKELVKKFFGKESKTINDEKIKAWTEKICAIVQKPDLLTIFKARSGDQGVLDVAILDALLKAFKTATSEEDLCWKKQLDLAISWNRVDSAETKIFTEETIWKSSELHQFMRLALVGNKPDFVSLLLENGVCLEDFLDENTLCQLYKNLPNCLFLYKLFKMEKFTKTSSRKKALNMKSLDEARKNITLTNVSIEVRHLLGKFTKYIYPLSKVGEHTVQIDKDDESKRDAARDLFLWAVVQNNKELSIIAWDQCRDCISAALAASKILKKMAKESIDADEPQEMLDLANYFEDRAIGVFSECYKNNEERAQKLLVRISHLWGETTCLRLALEANDKNFVAELGVQDLLTQIWCGELSVNNPVWRVLVCMVFFPLTYTKFLAFRADENLQREIEQNEWIKMTGEEETESTLNNNSDCSKKSEEPLGCLSKLKGLYSAPQVKFYGNIVSYFAFLFLFAYVLMIDFQSTPSPLELVLYVWLFTLVSEEIRQLFYDPDHFGFCEKAKVYIQELWNILDVISIVLFCVGLGLRMTEEFFYPGKIILCIDFVVFCLRLMAIFTINRTLGPKIIIVKKMMMDLFFFMFLLSIWVVAYGVAKQGILIQNEDRLDWILRGAIYEPYLIIFGSFPENIDNAAFDINTCSMGGTDPMKPKCPVLNENQMPVFPEWLTIIMLCVYLLCANILLVNLLIAIFNYSFEEVHDNTDRIWKFQRYQLIKEYHSRPALPPPFIIFNHLYLFTKMVLRKPQELKTEFKVSITKEEEEELLSWEILMRDTYVLSEQQAKSQSMGGLIQDSSQKVTTLTERLEKLEQVTNTLQRIEDSLKSLGAPAKETQPQSTVE from the exons cAACAAAGACGTATTTCGTGAATATTCGGAGCTTGACTCCATTGATAAAGCCAGCAAGCCAGAGGACTTCAAAAAGCAAACCTGTAATGAAGACCAACATGTCCAAGAGGTGTCAACAGATGCTTTTGGAGACATCCATTTTGATGGTATTTGGCATAAGAGCAGCAAG TATGTACGAGTATTCGCAGACACCAAACCTGAAGTGCTCTACGAGTTACTGACAAAAATATGGAAACTTCCGCCTCCCAATCTGGTCATATCTGTGACTGGAGGAGGCAATAACTTCTACCTGAAGTCCCACCTGACAAAGGCTTTTCACAGAGGACTGATCAAAGTTGCTCAGACTACAG GTGCCTGGATCATCACTGGCGGTACCCACTCTGGTGTGATGATGCATGTGGGACAGGCTGTGAGGGACTGTACCCTGAGTAACATTACGAAGCCAAAAATAGTGGCTATTGGAGTGGCACCATGGGGAGTAATTCACAAAAGggataatttaataaataaagaa GGTTGCTTCCCAGCTCATTATAAGATTGACACACAAGGTCAGGGTGACCTGACCTGTCTCGACGACAATCATTCCCACCTCCTGCTGGTTGATAATGGGATCAGTGGCCGAAATGCCTATAGTACAGAGATCCAGCTGCGCACAGAACTAGAGAAGTACATCTCAGACAAAGCTCTTGGACCCAAAG TGACTACTAAAAAAACCCTGGTGGTTTGTGTGGTGTTGGACGGAGGACAAGGTACACTAGAC ACCGTCTACAATGCTATTGAAAAGGGTACACCGTGTGTGATCCTGCAGGGCTCTGGGAGGATAGCAGATGTTATCGCTCATGTGTCTGAATTCCCAACCAGTAAGATCAAACCCCCTCTCATCAAGGAGCTGGTTAAGAAGTTTTTTGGAAAAGAGAGCAAAACCATCAACGATGAGAAGATTAAAGCCTGGACAGAAAAG ATTTGTGCGATAGTCCAGAAGCCTGATTTGCTGACAATATTCAAAGCAAGGAGTGGTGACCAGGGAGTTTTGGATGTGGCAATCCTTGATGCTCTTCTAAAAG CTTTCAAGACTGCTACATCGGAAGAAGATTTGTGCTGGAAGAAGCAGCTGGACCTGGCTATCAGTTGGAACAGAGTCGATTCAGCTGAAACTAAGATTTTCACAGAGGAAACGATTTGGAAG TCCAGTGAGCTCCACCAGTTCATGCGGTTAGCCCTTGTTGGCAATAAGCCTGATTTTGTGAGTCTGCTCCTGGAAAACGGTGTGTGTCTGGAGGACTTTCTGGATGAGAACACCCTTTGTCAGCTCTACAAAAACTTGCCCAACTGCCTTTTTTTGTACAAGCTGTTCAAGATGGAGAAATTTAccaaaaccagcagcaggaagaaggCACTGAACATGAAGAGTCTTGATGAAGCACGAAAAAATATCACCCTGACTAATGTCTCTATTGAAGTGCGCCACCTGCTGGGTAAATTTACAAAGTACATCTATCCATTGTCCAAGGTCGGAGAACATACTGTGCAGATAGAT AAGGACGATGAATCTAAGAGGGATGCAGCCAGAGATCTTTTCCTTTGGGCAGTTGTCCAGAACAACAAGGAGCTGTCTATAATCGCCTGGGATCAG TGTAGAGACTGCATCTCTGCTGCTCTGGCTGCCAGTAAGATCCTGAAGAAAATGGCAAAGGAGTCAATCGATGCAGACGAGCCTCAGGAAATGCTGGATCTCGCCAATTACTTTGAAGATCGTGCAATTG GTGTGTTCAGCGAGTGCTACAAGAATAATGAGGAGCGTGCCCAGAAGCTGCTGGTTCGAATCTCACACCTTTGGGGCGAGACGACGTGTCTGAGGCTGGCACTGGAGGCCAATGATAAAAACTTTGTGGCTGAGTTAGGTGTTCAG GATCTTCTTACTCAGATCTGGTGTGGTGAGCTTTCAGTCAACAATCCTGTGTGGAGGGTGCTGGTCTGTATGGTCTTCTTCCCTCTGACCTACACCAAGTTTCTGGCTTTCAG agctgatgaaaacctgcagagagaaaTCGAGCAGAACGAGTGGATAAAAATGACTGGggaggaagagacagaaagcACTTTGAACAATAACTCAGATTGCTC TAAGAAGAGTGAGGAGCCTCTGGGCTGCTTGTCCAAACTGAAAGGACTCTACAGCGCTCCTCAAGTCAAGTTTTATGGAAACATCGTCTCGTACTTTgccttcctgttcctgtttgcTTATGTCCTGATGATCGACTTCCAGAGTACACCATCTCCATTAGAGTTGGTGCTCTACGTCTGGTTGTTCACTCTGGTGTCTGAGGAGATAAGACAG cTGTTTTATGATCCTGATCATTTTGGGTTTTGTGAGAAAGCCAAAGTGTACATTCAAGAGCTGTGGAACATTTTGGATGTCATCTCCATTGTGCTGTTCTGTGTAGGACTTGGATTGAG gaTGACAGAAGAGTTTTTCTACCCAGGTAAAATCATCCTGTGCATCGACTTTGTGGTCTTCTGTCTCCGCCTCATGGCAATCTTCACAATCAATCGCACCTTGGGACCTAAAATCATCATAGTTAAGAAGATG ATGATGGATCTGTTCTTCTTCATGTTCCTCCTGAGCATCTGGGTCGTGGCGTACGGTGTGGCCAAACAAGGCATCCTCATCCAAAATGAAGATCGACTGGACTGGATCCTCCGTGGGGCTATTTACGAGCCGTACCTCATTATATTTGGAAGTTTCCCTGAAAATATTGACA ATGCTGCATTTGATATAAATACATGCAGTATGGGTGGTACAGATCCCATGAAGCCCAAGTGCCCTGTGCTGAATGAAAACCAAATGCCAGTCTTCCCTGAGTGGCTCACCATCATCATGCTCTGTGTTTACTTGCTCTGTGCCAACATATTGCTCGTCAACCTCCTCATAGCCATCTTTAA CTACTCATTTGAGGAGGTCCATGACAACACGGACAGAATCTGGAAGTTTCAAAGATATCAGCTGATCAAAGAGTACCACAGCCGCCCGGCCCTCCCACCTCCTTTCATCATCTTCAATCATCTCTACCTCTTCACTAAAATGGTGCTGCGGAAACCTCAGGAATTAAAGACTGAATTCA AGGTTTCTATcacaaaagaggaagaggaggagctgttGTCCTGGGAGATCTTGATGAGGGACACATATGTGCTATCTGAACAGCAGGCGAAGAGCCAGAGCATGGGGGGGCTCATCCAGGATTCATCCCAAAA GGTTACCACCTTAACTGAACGGCTGGAGAAACTAGAA CAGGTCACCAACACACTGCAGAGGATTGAGGACAGTCTGAAATCTCTGGGTGCTCCTGCAAAAGAAACTCAACCACAGAGTACTGTTGAGTGA
- the LOC122839943 gene encoding transient receptor potential cation channel subfamily M member 2-like isoform X3 yields the protein MSDAQGGTKKNRREKEKKKGESIFLMDSPRPFATSPNSSSVPNQQDKINQQISTWIKNNITKKECCPNKDSSNKDVFREYSELDSIDKASKPEDFKKQTCNEDQHVQEVSTDAFGDIHFDGIWHKSSKYVRVFADTKPEVLYELLTKIWKLPPPNLVISVTGGGNNFYLKSHLTKAFHRGLIKVAQTTGAWIITGGTHSGVMMHVGQAVRDCTLSNITKPKIVAIGVAPWGVIHKRDNLINKEGCFPAHYKIDTQGQGDLTCLDDNHSHLLLVDNGISGRNAYSTEIQLRTELEKYISDKALGPKVTTKKTLVVCVVLDGGQGTLDTVYNAIEKGTPCVILQGSGRIADVIAHVSEFPTSKIKPPLIKELVKKFFGKESKTINDEKIKAWTEKICAIVQKPDLLTIFKARSGDQGVLDVAILDALLKAFKTATSEEDLCWKKQLDLAISWNRVDSAETKIFTEETIWKSSELHQFMRLALVGNKPDFVSLLLENGVCLEDFLDENTLCQLYKNLPNCLFLYKLFKMEKFTKTSSRKKALNMKSLDEARKNITLTNVSIEVRHLLGKFTKYIYPLSKVGEHTVQIDDDESKRDAARDLFLWAVVQNNKELSIIAWDQCRDCISAALAASKILKKMAKESIDADEPQEMLDLANYFEDRAIGVFSECYKNNEERAQKLLVRISHLWGETTCLRLALEANDKNFVAELGVQDLLTQIWCGELSVNNPVWRVLVCMVFFPLTYTKFLAFRADENLQREIEQNEWIKMTGEEETESTLNNNSDCSKKSEEPLGCLSKLKGLYSAPQVKFYGNIVSYFAFLFLFAYVLMIDFQSTPSPLELVLYVWLFTLVSEEIRQLFYDPDHFGFCEKAKVYIQELWNILDVISIVLFCVGLGLRMTEEFFYPGKIILCIDFVVFCLRLMAIFTINRTLGPKIIIVKKMMMDLFFFMFLLSIWVVAYGVAKQGILIQNEDRLDWILRGAIYEPYLIIFGSFPENIDNAAFDINTCSMGGTDPMKPKCPVLNENQMPVFPEWLTIIMLCVYLLCANILLVNLLIAIFNYSFEEVHDNTDRIWKFQRYQLIKEYHSRPALPPPFIIFNHLYLFTKMVLRKPQELKTEFKVSITKEEEEELLSWEILMRDTYVLSEQQAKSQSMGGLIQDSSQKVTTLTERLEKLEEQVTNTLQRIEDSLKSLGAPAKETQPQSTVE from the exons cAACAAAGACGTATTTCGTGAATATTCGGAGCTTGACTCCATTGATAAAGCCAGCAAGCCAGAGGACTTCAAAAAGCAAACCTGTAATGAAGACCAACATGTCCAAGAGGTGTCAACAGATGCTTTTGGAGACATCCATTTTGATGGTATTTGGCATAAGAGCAGCAAG TATGTACGAGTATTCGCAGACACCAAACCTGAAGTGCTCTACGAGTTACTGACAAAAATATGGAAACTTCCGCCTCCCAATCTGGTCATATCTGTGACTGGAGGAGGCAATAACTTCTACCTGAAGTCCCACCTGACAAAGGCTTTTCACAGAGGACTGATCAAAGTTGCTCAGACTACAG GTGCCTGGATCATCACTGGCGGTACCCACTCTGGTGTGATGATGCATGTGGGACAGGCTGTGAGGGACTGTACCCTGAGTAACATTACGAAGCCAAAAATAGTGGCTATTGGAGTGGCACCATGGGGAGTAATTCACAAAAGggataatttaataaataaagaa GGTTGCTTCCCAGCTCATTATAAGATTGACACACAAGGTCAGGGTGACCTGACCTGTCTCGACGACAATCATTCCCACCTCCTGCTGGTTGATAATGGGATCAGTGGCCGAAATGCCTATAGTACAGAGATCCAGCTGCGCACAGAACTAGAGAAGTACATCTCAGACAAAGCTCTTGGACCCAAAG TGACTACTAAAAAAACCCTGGTGGTTTGTGTGGTGTTGGACGGAGGACAAGGTACACTAGAC ACCGTCTACAATGCTATTGAAAAGGGTACACCGTGTGTGATCCTGCAGGGCTCTGGGAGGATAGCAGATGTTATCGCTCATGTGTCTGAATTCCCAACCAGTAAGATCAAACCCCCTCTCATCAAGGAGCTGGTTAAGAAGTTTTTTGGAAAAGAGAGCAAAACCATCAACGATGAGAAGATTAAAGCCTGGACAGAAAAG ATTTGTGCGATAGTCCAGAAGCCTGATTTGCTGACAATATTCAAAGCAAGGAGTGGTGACCAGGGAGTTTTGGATGTGGCAATCCTTGATGCTCTTCTAAAAG CTTTCAAGACTGCTACATCGGAAGAAGATTTGTGCTGGAAGAAGCAGCTGGACCTGGCTATCAGTTGGAACAGAGTCGATTCAGCTGAAACTAAGATTTTCACAGAGGAAACGATTTGGAAG TCCAGTGAGCTCCACCAGTTCATGCGGTTAGCCCTTGTTGGCAATAAGCCTGATTTTGTGAGTCTGCTCCTGGAAAACGGTGTGTGTCTGGAGGACTTTCTGGATGAGAACACCCTTTGTCAGCTCTACAAAAACTTGCCCAACTGCCTTTTTTTGTACAAGCTGTTCAAGATGGAGAAATTTAccaaaaccagcagcaggaagaaggCACTGAACATGAAGAGTCTTGATGAAGCACGAAAAAATATCACCCTGACTAATGTCTCTATTGAAGTGCGCCACCTGCTGGGTAAATTTACAAAGTACATCTATCCATTGTCCAAGGTCGGAGAACATACTGTGCAGATAGAT GACGATGAATCTAAGAGGGATGCAGCCAGAGATCTTTTCCTTTGGGCAGTTGTCCAGAACAACAAGGAGCTGTCTATAATCGCCTGGGATCAG TGTAGAGACTGCATCTCTGCTGCTCTGGCTGCCAGTAAGATCCTGAAGAAAATGGCAAAGGAGTCAATCGATGCAGACGAGCCTCAGGAAATGCTGGATCTCGCCAATTACTTTGAAGATCGTGCAATTG GTGTGTTCAGCGAGTGCTACAAGAATAATGAGGAGCGTGCCCAGAAGCTGCTGGTTCGAATCTCACACCTTTGGGGCGAGACGACGTGTCTGAGGCTGGCACTGGAGGCCAATGATAAAAACTTTGTGGCTGAGTTAGGTGTTCAG GATCTTCTTACTCAGATCTGGTGTGGTGAGCTTTCAGTCAACAATCCTGTGTGGAGGGTGCTGGTCTGTATGGTCTTCTTCCCTCTGACCTACACCAAGTTTCTGGCTTTCAG agctgatgaaaacctgcagagagaaaTCGAGCAGAACGAGTGGATAAAAATGACTGGggaggaagagacagaaagcACTTTGAACAATAACTCAGATTGCTC TAAGAAGAGTGAGGAGCCTCTGGGCTGCTTGTCCAAACTGAAAGGACTCTACAGCGCTCCTCAAGTCAAGTTTTATGGAAACATCGTCTCGTACTTTgccttcctgttcctgtttgcTTATGTCCTGATGATCGACTTCCAGAGTACACCATCTCCATTAGAGTTGGTGCTCTACGTCTGGTTGTTCACTCTGGTGTCTGAGGAGATAAGACAG cTGTTTTATGATCCTGATCATTTTGGGTTTTGTGAGAAAGCCAAAGTGTACATTCAAGAGCTGTGGAACATTTTGGATGTCATCTCCATTGTGCTGTTCTGTGTAGGACTTGGATTGAG gaTGACAGAAGAGTTTTTCTACCCAGGTAAAATCATCCTGTGCATCGACTTTGTGGTCTTCTGTCTCCGCCTCATGGCAATCTTCACAATCAATCGCACCTTGGGACCTAAAATCATCATAGTTAAGAAGATG ATGATGGATCTGTTCTTCTTCATGTTCCTCCTGAGCATCTGGGTCGTGGCGTACGGTGTGGCCAAACAAGGCATCCTCATCCAAAATGAAGATCGACTGGACTGGATCCTCCGTGGGGCTATTTACGAGCCGTACCTCATTATATTTGGAAGTTTCCCTGAAAATATTGACA ATGCTGCATTTGATATAAATACATGCAGTATGGGTGGTACAGATCCCATGAAGCCCAAGTGCCCTGTGCTGAATGAAAACCAAATGCCAGTCTTCCCTGAGTGGCTCACCATCATCATGCTCTGTGTTTACTTGCTCTGTGCCAACATATTGCTCGTCAACCTCCTCATAGCCATCTTTAA CTACTCATTTGAGGAGGTCCATGACAACACGGACAGAATCTGGAAGTTTCAAAGATATCAGCTGATCAAAGAGTACCACAGCCGCCCGGCCCTCCCACCTCCTTTCATCATCTTCAATCATCTCTACCTCTTCACTAAAATGGTGCTGCGGAAACCTCAGGAATTAAAGACTGAATTCA AGGTTTCTATcacaaaagaggaagaggaggagctgttGTCCTGGGAGATCTTGATGAGGGACACATATGTGCTATCTGAACAGCAGGCGAAGAGCCAGAGCATGGGGGGGCTCATCCAGGATTCATCCCAAAA GGTTACCACCTTAACTGAACGGCTGGAGAAACTAGAAGAACAG GTCACCAACACACTGCAGAGGATTGAGGACAGTCTGAAATCTCTGGGTGCTCCTGCAAAAGAAACTCAACCACAGAGTACTGTTGAGTGA
- the LOC122839943 gene encoding transient receptor potential cation channel subfamily M member 2-like isoform X1, whose protein sequence is MSDAQGGTKKNRREKEKKKGESIFLMDSPRPFATSPNSSSVPNQQDKINQQISTWIKNNITKKECCPNKDSSNKDVFREYSELDSIDKASKPEDFKKQTCNEDQHVQEVSTDAFGDIHFDGIWHKSSKYVRVFADTKPEVLYELLTKIWKLPPPNLVISVTGGGNNFYLKSHLTKAFHRGLIKVAQTTGAWIITGGTHSGVMMHVGQAVRDCTLSNITKPKIVAIGVAPWGVIHKRDNLINKEGCFPAHYKIDTQGQGDLTCLDDNHSHLLLVDNGISGRNAYSTEIQLRTELEKYISDKALGPKVTTKKTLVVCVVLDGGQGTLDTVYNAIEKGTPCVILQGSGRIADVIAHVSEFPTSKIKPPLIKELVKKFFGKESKTINDEKIKAWTEKICAIVQKPDLLTIFKARSGDQGVLDVAILDALLKAFKTATSEEDLCWKKQLDLAISWNRVDSAETKIFTEETIWKSSELHQFMRLALVGNKPDFVSLLLENGVCLEDFLDENTLCQLYKNLPNCLFLYKLFKMEKFTKTSSRKKALNMKSLDEARKNITLTNVSIEVRHLLGKFTKYIYPLSKVGEHTVQIDKDDESKRDAARDLFLWAVVQNNKELSIIAWDQCRDCISAALAASKILKKMAKESIDADEPQEMLDLANYFEDRAIGVFSECYKNNEERAQKLLVRISHLWGETTCLRLALEANDKNFVAELGVQDLLTQIWCGELSVNNPVWRVLVCMVFFPLTYTKFLAFRADENLQREIEQNEWIKMTGEEETESTLNNNSDCSKKSEEPLGCLSKLKGLYSAPQVKFYGNIVSYFAFLFLFAYVLMIDFQSTPSPLELVLYVWLFTLVSEEIRQLFYDPDHFGFCEKAKVYIQELWNILDVISIVLFCVGLGLRMTEEFFYPGKIILCIDFVVFCLRLMAIFTINRTLGPKIIIVKKMMMDLFFFMFLLSIWVVAYGVAKQGILIQNEDRLDWILRGAIYEPYLIIFGSFPENIDNAAFDINTCSMGGTDPMKPKCPVLNENQMPVFPEWLTIIMLCVYLLCANILLVNLLIAIFNYSFEEVHDNTDRIWKFQRYQLIKEYHSRPALPPPFIIFNHLYLFTKMVLRKPQELKTEFKVSITKEEEEELLSWEILMRDTYVLSEQQAKSQSMGGLIQDSSQKVTTLTERLEKLEEQVTNTLQRIEDSLKSLGAPAKETQPQSTVE, encoded by the exons cAACAAAGACGTATTTCGTGAATATTCGGAGCTTGACTCCATTGATAAAGCCAGCAAGCCAGAGGACTTCAAAAAGCAAACCTGTAATGAAGACCAACATGTCCAAGAGGTGTCAACAGATGCTTTTGGAGACATCCATTTTGATGGTATTTGGCATAAGAGCAGCAAG TATGTACGAGTATTCGCAGACACCAAACCTGAAGTGCTCTACGAGTTACTGACAAAAATATGGAAACTTCCGCCTCCCAATCTGGTCATATCTGTGACTGGAGGAGGCAATAACTTCTACCTGAAGTCCCACCTGACAAAGGCTTTTCACAGAGGACTGATCAAAGTTGCTCAGACTACAG GTGCCTGGATCATCACTGGCGGTACCCACTCTGGTGTGATGATGCATGTGGGACAGGCTGTGAGGGACTGTACCCTGAGTAACATTACGAAGCCAAAAATAGTGGCTATTGGAGTGGCACCATGGGGAGTAATTCACAAAAGggataatttaataaataaagaa GGTTGCTTCCCAGCTCATTATAAGATTGACACACAAGGTCAGGGTGACCTGACCTGTCTCGACGACAATCATTCCCACCTCCTGCTGGTTGATAATGGGATCAGTGGCCGAAATGCCTATAGTACAGAGATCCAGCTGCGCACAGAACTAGAGAAGTACATCTCAGACAAAGCTCTTGGACCCAAAG TGACTACTAAAAAAACCCTGGTGGTTTGTGTGGTGTTGGACGGAGGACAAGGTACACTAGAC ACCGTCTACAATGCTATTGAAAAGGGTACACCGTGTGTGATCCTGCAGGGCTCTGGGAGGATAGCAGATGTTATCGCTCATGTGTCTGAATTCCCAACCAGTAAGATCAAACCCCCTCTCATCAAGGAGCTGGTTAAGAAGTTTTTTGGAAAAGAGAGCAAAACCATCAACGATGAGAAGATTAAAGCCTGGACAGAAAAG ATTTGTGCGATAGTCCAGAAGCCTGATTTGCTGACAATATTCAAAGCAAGGAGTGGTGACCAGGGAGTTTTGGATGTGGCAATCCTTGATGCTCTTCTAAAAG CTTTCAAGACTGCTACATCGGAAGAAGATTTGTGCTGGAAGAAGCAGCTGGACCTGGCTATCAGTTGGAACAGAGTCGATTCAGCTGAAACTAAGATTTTCACAGAGGAAACGATTTGGAAG TCCAGTGAGCTCCACCAGTTCATGCGGTTAGCCCTTGTTGGCAATAAGCCTGATTTTGTGAGTCTGCTCCTGGAAAACGGTGTGTGTCTGGAGGACTTTCTGGATGAGAACACCCTTTGTCAGCTCTACAAAAACTTGCCCAACTGCCTTTTTTTGTACAAGCTGTTCAAGATGGAGAAATTTAccaaaaccagcagcaggaagaaggCACTGAACATGAAGAGTCTTGATGAAGCACGAAAAAATATCACCCTGACTAATGTCTCTATTGAAGTGCGCCACCTGCTGGGTAAATTTACAAAGTACATCTATCCATTGTCCAAGGTCGGAGAACATACTGTGCAGATAGAT AAGGACGATGAATCTAAGAGGGATGCAGCCAGAGATCTTTTCCTTTGGGCAGTTGTCCAGAACAACAAGGAGCTGTCTATAATCGCCTGGGATCAG TGTAGAGACTGCATCTCTGCTGCTCTGGCTGCCAGTAAGATCCTGAAGAAAATGGCAAAGGAGTCAATCGATGCAGACGAGCCTCAGGAAATGCTGGATCTCGCCAATTACTTTGAAGATCGTGCAATTG GTGTGTTCAGCGAGTGCTACAAGAATAATGAGGAGCGTGCCCAGAAGCTGCTGGTTCGAATCTCACACCTTTGGGGCGAGACGACGTGTCTGAGGCTGGCACTGGAGGCCAATGATAAAAACTTTGTGGCTGAGTTAGGTGTTCAG GATCTTCTTACTCAGATCTGGTGTGGTGAGCTTTCAGTCAACAATCCTGTGTGGAGGGTGCTGGTCTGTATGGTCTTCTTCCCTCTGACCTACACCAAGTTTCTGGCTTTCAG agctgatgaaaacctgcagagagaaaTCGAGCAGAACGAGTGGATAAAAATGACTGGggaggaagagacagaaagcACTTTGAACAATAACTCAGATTGCTC TAAGAAGAGTGAGGAGCCTCTGGGCTGCTTGTCCAAACTGAAAGGACTCTACAGCGCTCCTCAAGTCAAGTTTTATGGAAACATCGTCTCGTACTTTgccttcctgttcctgtttgcTTATGTCCTGATGATCGACTTCCAGAGTACACCATCTCCATTAGAGTTGGTGCTCTACGTCTGGTTGTTCACTCTGGTGTCTGAGGAGATAAGACAG cTGTTTTATGATCCTGATCATTTTGGGTTTTGTGAGAAAGCCAAAGTGTACATTCAAGAGCTGTGGAACATTTTGGATGTCATCTCCATTGTGCTGTTCTGTGTAGGACTTGGATTGAG gaTGACAGAAGAGTTTTTCTACCCAGGTAAAATCATCCTGTGCATCGACTTTGTGGTCTTCTGTCTCCGCCTCATGGCAATCTTCACAATCAATCGCACCTTGGGACCTAAAATCATCATAGTTAAGAAGATG ATGATGGATCTGTTCTTCTTCATGTTCCTCCTGAGCATCTGGGTCGTGGCGTACGGTGTGGCCAAACAAGGCATCCTCATCCAAAATGAAGATCGACTGGACTGGATCCTCCGTGGGGCTATTTACGAGCCGTACCTCATTATATTTGGAAGTTTCCCTGAAAATATTGACA ATGCTGCATTTGATATAAATACATGCAGTATGGGTGGTACAGATCCCATGAAGCCCAAGTGCCCTGTGCTGAATGAAAACCAAATGCCAGTCTTCCCTGAGTGGCTCACCATCATCATGCTCTGTGTTTACTTGCTCTGTGCCAACATATTGCTCGTCAACCTCCTCATAGCCATCTTTAA CTACTCATTTGAGGAGGTCCATGACAACACGGACAGAATCTGGAAGTTTCAAAGATATCAGCTGATCAAAGAGTACCACAGCCGCCCGGCCCTCCCACCTCCTTTCATCATCTTCAATCATCTCTACCTCTTCACTAAAATGGTGCTGCGGAAACCTCAGGAATTAAAGACTGAATTCA AGGTTTCTATcacaaaagaggaagaggaggagctgttGTCCTGGGAGATCTTGATGAGGGACACATATGTGCTATCTGAACAGCAGGCGAAGAGCCAGAGCATGGGGGGGCTCATCCAGGATTCATCCCAAAA GGTTACCACCTTAACTGAACGGCTGGAGAAACTAGAAGAACAG GTCACCAACACACTGCAGAGGATTGAGGACAGTCTGAAATCTCTGGGTGCTCCTGCAAAAGAAACTCAACCACAGAGTACTGTTGAGTGA